GCATCCTAGAGCCTACAGCCCCACATGTCCCACAGCATCCCACCTCACCGCAGACCCCAGCGCATCCCTCAGCATTCCGCACCTCCCAACCAGGCCattgccggggggggggggggagcccgGGGTGCTCCCCACACGTGCTGGGgtctcaccccccccccccccccatcccttgaGGCCTCGCCGGCAGTGTCACGGCTCccatccatccctgcagcatccctgccatcAGGGCTCTGCCAAGTTCAAGGTCACCTCTCCCGCAGGACCATGGCCCCGGGGAGCTGCCTCCTGCCGGGGCTGCTCCCGGTGATCCCCCCCCCTCACACCGGGCTCCCGGCCTCCGCTCCGTGATTCATTATCCAGGCGTGTGCCGGGGCTCTCCCGGCAGGCGCTGGCAGAACGGGCCATTACTTACGCCCCAGTTGGGCCGGGCCTGCCCCGCTGCCCGGGGATTTTGTCTCTCTCCAGGCTGTGGTGTAATAAGGGAGGTAATTAAGTGTAAAAGACAGGGGGAGGGagggctgggagagggggaATAGGAACCCGGCTCCTTTCAGAGGCAGGGGACTGAGATAATGTATGTTAATAACCTGCAATCAGTCCTGCCGAGCTGTGCTGATATTGCTGACTGCAGCGCCTGGGCCCCCCCCAAACCTGCCCCCGccgggctggggagggaggggagctcCAGAAGAAAGGCTCAGCCTTTCTCCTCGGCTGCGGCCGGGTTTGTGCCTTCCTGAGCAGCTGTATGGAAATAATTCCCATCGGAGCCGATTGTTTCCTTGGCGAGAGGGAGGGGATCGGGGGGGGGTGCGGGTGTCCGGTGGGCGAGGGTCCCAAGGGCAGGAGCATCCTTGTGAGGTGCAGCAGGAGCGGGTCCCTGTTTCAGCTCCCACTCTCCCTGCAAAGGCCGTGGGATGCATCCTGCTCCTGGGACGAGACAAATCACCCCATGGTGCCTCCCCAAAGGCCACATCCCTCTTGTCCTGACACTGAGCATCCCTCATGGGGCTGGACCTTTGGTGCTGTGGGGTCAGCCAGGAGGTGCCGTGGGGCAGAGCCCGCTGCCCTCGCTCCTGCCTCTCGCCGGCGTGGGGGGCTGCCGGCCATTAGTGATTCCAACCGCGTCGTTCCCGGAGGCGGCCGGGCCGCAGCCGGAGCCCCGGAGTGGCTTTGAGGCAGAGGCTGGGTCTGGCGCTGCCGCCAGCTCCGGAGCAGATTGCCAGACAAAGGGCTGGGGACAAAGGCCCGGCTGCCTCGTGCCCCGGGGAGGGGGCGCAGGCGCGTGTGGGGCACGGGGGCTGTCCCGGTGTGGGGCTGCTGTTGCCCCCCGGTCACCAGCGCCTGCCATGCCCCATCGCAGTTGGGTACCGGTGGTCCTGTGCCACCTCCTGACTGTCACTGTGCCCAGGGATGTGCTGTAGCCCCGGTGCTGCCCAGCTTGGGGTGCAGCAGGGCTCAGGTGGGGTACAGAGGGGCACAGGGCTatggagagggaagagaaagcatGGACGGGGACACTGCGCCCTGTGGAGGGTGGCAAATGTCAGGCAGGCTCCCCCAGTcccctgtgcctcagtttctccccACTGGTGGGGCCCTTGTGAAAGCCCCATGGTCTGTGCCCCCACTTCCCTTCCTCAtggccagggcagggcaggctcCAGCAGGTCTCCGGCACAGCCCTGCTTAAGCCACCTttgtccctgctccctgcagctggcTGTAAACCCACTGACAGCCTCTGCatggcacagggctgggaatgcCGCTGGGAATGCTGCTGGGGCCATGGGTACAGCTGGGGACAGGGGGGCTTTGGGGCACGATGTCAAACGGTGCCAGACCCCCCAAGGGACGCGGCCCCAGGCGGGTGGTACCCAGGGGGGCAGCGGCATGGGGGGGGTGCAGGTAGCAGGGAGCCGAGGGCTGAGCAAATACCTTCTATTGCCTTGAACACAACAGGGAGGCCCGGTGCTCGGGGCCAcggagctgccccagcccatggACACGGCAGAGCCCGGTGGGGACGCGTGCCCGCAGCCATCCCAGTGCCAGCGCTGCCTCCCGGCCCTCACTGGCTTTGGGTGCACAGTGACAAGAGGGGGTGTCCGGGGGTGCTCACGCCGGGCACTGCAGGCTGCAGAAGTCGGCCGATGTGAACAAGGAGTAGACGTTGACAAGGGGGAACATGAGCAGGGCCCCCAGGAGGGAGCCCAACTGCTCCATCGCCCCGTACCACACCAGCTCGTTGCGGCTGCAGCTGCGCAGGATCACCCCGGCCATCGCCTTCACGTAGGAGAGCGTCCCGGTGAAGAGCACCCAGGAGAGGACCTGGAGGGGAGAGCGGTCAGCAGGGCTTGTGGGGGGGTGCCCAAGGTGGGGATAGGGGACATTGTGGTGAGGACAGAGCTTGGGGTGGCCCCAGAGACCTCGCCGGGTGAGGGGGACCCAGTGACTTACAATGGTGACATCTCCCCACTGGGACTGCTGGAGGATTGGGCAGGGACTCATCACCGCGATGGCCATGTTGTAGGCACCAAAGCCTGTCCCCAGCATGGTGAAGGTgcccagcagggccagggacCTGCAAGGGACATGTGGGTGACACTGGGGAACACTGGTGAGGGGCACAGACCCACGGCacaggctccatcctccttcccTGCGGTGTCTCTGCTGCCAGGGCACGGGAGCCCCACAGCCCCTCTCCCATCCAAcgcttccttcttcccccattGCAAAGCAGGGCCTGTTTCGGAGGCGGAAGCCCCCGGGGTGCACCCCACCATGGCCATCAGCACCCTGATACCCACCTGCCGGGCAGGAACATGGCCACGATGCAGGCCAGAGGGTTGGCCATGGCGCTGAGCGTGGTGGCGAGGTGGTAGGCGGTGTTGCCATAGGGCAGGCAGGAGTAGGACTGCACGGAGGGCAGGACCCCGTTGGTCAGAGCGCTCACCCAAGCAACGAGGAGGTAGATGAAGGTGAGCTTGGCCAGGGAGTAGGAGGCCTGCTCCGGCACGATGCTCGTCAGCCCCCTGGCATCCTTTGGGCATGGGCAGCCTCCGCTCAGCCGGGAGCCTCCTTCCTCACTGGGGGTCTGGTCAATTGAGCTCAGCATGATATTGCTgggaaagagctgctgctgggagagctcccactccttgggcagcctgtcgAGGCAGAAGAAGGCCAGCAAGCAGGCCAGCATCATCGCCGTCATGAGGAGAAAGAAGACGAGGGTGGAGAACTTGGCTGGGAGGTAGCGGGTCTGGGAGATGGTGCTCTCCACGGTCTCATTGCTGATGGTGACGTTGACCAAGGTGGTGTTGTCGCAGGTGGAGATGCCAGAGCCCTGGGCCAGGGCAATGAGAGCAGGGATCAGCCCGCTGAGCCCTTCACCTACGAAGAAGGTGTTGAGGAACTGGGGCTGCAGCTGCATCATGAAGGGCAGGAAGGTGACGGAGGAAGTGCAGTCCACCAGGGCCAGGAAGAAGGTGAGGAGCAGGAAGGCGGTGCTGTGGGGTGCCCCGGCGATGGAGGATGTGTAGTTCCAGAGGAAGGCTAACAGTAAACAGGCCAGGACACCCACAGACACCACCACATAGATTACAGCCTCCTCCTTCAGCAAGCCGGGCCGAAAGCGGTGCATGAGGGTGACGAAGAGCGGCCCCACGTTGGCCATCtggatgatgatggtgatgtaCGATGGCAGACCCCACTGCTCCGGCAGCACCGTCACCAGCAGCGGCAGCTCGACCCACAGCCCGTTGATGGCCACCCAGGAGCCCATGCCGAAGGTGCAGGCGAGGAAATGGGTGAGCAGCGCCATGCTCAGGGATGGCTGCTCGGGGgcgatgctgctgtgctgcggGGAGAGGTTTGCATCAGCGGTGGGGTGAGACCTGACCCCCCCGGACCCCAACCCATGGCCCTGCCTGCGACCTCCCTCTGCGGGCAGAGCgcctcctccccatcaccccaatGTGGCGCGGGACCCACAGAGCACCGCGGCCCATTCCCAACCCCTCCTGCCCCCCTACAAGCCCACCGGATCCCCCTGCTCCGCACAGCCACGGCGCTGGGCCGCATCCCGGACAGGCACGGGGCAGGGACCCTGTGGCCATTGGGCCCGTCCCGGGTCAGGGCACGGCGTGGCCCGGGCTGGCGGCGGCTCTCACCTGGGCGCCGGGGGGCCGGGGCAGCGGCTCTGCCGGGAGCAGAGCGCTCGAACCTCCCACCGCGCCCGCAGCGCCCGTCTCctccccgccgcgccccgcggCATCCGGGCGGGCTCCAGCGCCTGCGGCGAGAAGGGCTCTCCCGGCAGCCCCACCTGCGAACCGGGCCCGGCTCCTGCCTGCGCGCTGACTCAGCGGGGACCCGGCCGCATCCCCTGCCCCGGGCTCGCCGCCCGCTCCGGCCAGCACTGACCCCCGCGGCCGCACGGCCCCACGGGTGAAGCTCGGGTCTGCCCAGACCCAGCCGCCCATGGCCCCGGCCCTGCGGGGTGGCACCGGGCCCGGCGGGACGGAGCGGGAGCCAGCGCGGAAGCGGGCTCCTGGTCTGACCGGTCCTGCAGCAATGTCATGGCAGGGAACTCACTGCGCCTCGGGGAACCGGCTGCCGCCGcggccgggagcggggcccggcTGCCGTGACGCGAGGCCAACGTCACCGCCTCCGGATGCGGACCGGAGACCGGCGGGCCCCGCGCGGCCGCCGCCTCTGCTCCTGTGCCGGTCCTCGGCTGGGTCCCGGCCGGTGGAGaccccgcgggggggggggggggggggggtccccgtgTGCTCCTCCACGTGCTCAGGCGCGGTTCAGGGCTCCTGCCCTTGACGGGGGGGTCCCAGCAGGTCGCGGGGAAACACGTGAGCCACCGGCTGGGTCGGCTGCCAGCACAGGGTGCGATGGGATAAAAGCCATCAGAAAGCACAAGGAAACGCGCGGTAGTTCCTGGAGGGATTTGGGGGGCGGGTCCTGCTCCCCAGGGGATCCTCATGGTCAGAGGGACCAGCTCCTACCCCAGCCATAGCCCCCCCGCCACAGGACAGGGGCTGGCTGGTGTCAGCCTGGGCGTGGGGCACGGCCGGAGGGGACAGGGGCTCAGCACCCCCCTGGCTGCTGCCTCTCTTCCCAGTGGGTTCCTGGtttcctccagctcttcccGCACAGCCCAACCCCAGGCGCTGGAGCCTTTAGCTCCAAACTCCGTCCCGGTGGCCAAAGTCCAACTGCGGcgcctccagctcctgccagcccGGGGACATCCCATCCCCTGCCCGGGACCACCGCTGCCCTCCCTGCTCACGTGCTGCCGGCTGCCATGGCGCGGGGCTGTCACCGCAGCGTGGCCGCTGGCCCGGTGCCCCCGGCTTGGCCCGGTGCCGGTGGCTATTCTTGGCAGTGTCCTGGGCTTTGCACGTGTCCTCGCCTGAACCACATCCCACCTATTTCAGGCTGCTTCCCGCAGCTGGCAATGTCACTTGGTGCCTGACCCCTCCGGGGGTCTCTgcaggggcaggggctgccATGGGGCCCTCGGGGACCCAGAGCGTGGCGATGTTCCGACCTCGGGCGCACCCTGGCACATGGCAGCAGGGTGGCACCAGACGGGCAGTAAAGACATGAGATGTGGATAAGCCGCTTGCAGCAGCTGGGAGGTGACTGGGGTGAGGCCAGGTCAACCCCAGGAGCAcaatttccccccccccccatcatgGCAGCACCCCAGGGTGCCTCACGGCGGCTCTTCCCACAGCACCCACCGGGTGTCGCtgggacagagcctggggctgCCTTCCCTGTGCCTggcctgtccctgtccctgtgccTCCCTGTGCAGccggccctgccctgcccatggctccagccctgccccagccGTGTGGTGCAGCAgggacctgtagggacaggccaaggggaacggcttgaacctgcccgaggggagactgagctgagctcttaggcagaagctcttccctgtgagggtgctgaggcgctggcacagggtgccctgagaagctgtggctgccccatccctggcagtgctcaaggccaggttggacacaggggcttggagcaagctgctccagtggaaggggtccctgcccggggcaggggttggagctggaggagctttaaggtcccttcctacccaaCCCATTCCTTCACTGCTGCCTGCGCAGGCCCATGTCCTGCCAGTCCCAGCACAGCAGATCCATGTGTAACAGTGACTCCAAATGtctcctgcttccttctttttctccagcttttattgctgagtaGGAGAGCCCCTAGTTTGGGGTGCCCCTTGCTCACTGAGGTCTCCTGTCCCATCcccatacccccccccccccccagtttccTGTGCATCCCCAGTCTCCTCACTGCTTGGGCACTGTGAGAAGCAGACAAGACCCTGATGCTATGCAAGAGCTGCTCAGTGATAACCAAAACACCCCAGACTTATCTGCTCTGCAGCAAGAACCCAAACCAGCCACATACCAGCTCCTATGGAGAAAAACAAGTCTATCCCAGCACAGTCCAGTGCTGCGGGGACCTGGAAGTGGGGGAGCACATCCAAGATGCTAGAAGGAATCAGGCGCAGGGGCTCGGGCTGGTCCGGGCTGGGGACAGGAGGGGACGGTGTTGCATTGGTGTTTAATGTGGCAGCACAAAGGAGACCCGTGCGAGGGCAGCCCGAGGGGCTCTGGGTGCGGGACCCCCACGCTGCTGCTTCACGCTCCTCACCCCGATCCACCCAACACAGGCTGCCCCCTCCCATGCTGCAGCTGAGCCCCCGGCCCTCTGCACCCCAGCAGATGCGAGCCAAGGCCGTGGAGGCAGATGGCAGCACTGGGGAGCCGAATGGTCCCTGGCCACTGGACTCTGCCGAGCTCTGGTGACCGGATCACTAGGAAGCCCCCTCCCCATCACCGGTGAGGATGGGGATAGGAAATGGTGGGATTAGCGGGGTCCATCCTCAGGCTCAGCCCCAGCAAGAACCATCCCCGAGTAGCTGCTTCACTGAGAGCAGTGGGGATGCTCTTTTAGGGCAGGGGAATGCGGCTGCTCCATTGCAGGGGGACAAGGGGTACCCCCTCGCCCCAGGGACCGCCGGCTACCGCAGGCACATGTGTGTGACccccagagctgggtgcaggGAGCCGCTGCCACGTCGCAGGCGCTGGCCGCTGGCAGCCCCCTCCCGGGGCCATTTGCATCCCATTTCCATGTGAAAGGAGCAGGTCAAGTTGAAAGTtgaaaggcggggggggggggttgctgCGGGGAAGGGGCCGCTGCTGGAGGTGAGACCCCGACAAAAGGGCCGGCTCCCCAGGGCCCGGCGCTCGCCCGGCCTCGGGCTGCGGTCCCGGCCCCGCCGGCAGCCGCCATCTGCGTGTCCGTGCCGCAGCCACCGCGCAGACAAAGGCCTCGTGCCCGGCCTGTCCCCATCTGTCACCTCCCGGCTCCGGGCCCCGAGCTGCTGCCTGCGGAGACGTGTGGGGAGAGCGGGGTGCGGGCGGCATCCTGCCCTCTGCCCCTGGGGAGCGGAGCAGGGCGGTGCTGGACCCAGCCAGAGCATCCCCATTGAGCACCCACATCACAGATCCCAGAGGGGTTTgcgctggaagggaccttaaagctcctccagctccagccacaggcagggaccccttccactggagcagcttgctccaagcccctgtgtccaacctggccttgagcactgccagggatggggcagccacagcttctctgggcaccctgtgccagcgcctcagcaccctcacagggaagagcttctgccatAGATCCAACCTAGATCtcctttgtttcagtttgaacccatcaccccttgtcctattgctacagtccctgatgaagatgCTCCTGCCTGCCaactggggaaactgaggcaggagcaggcggTGCCTTGCCCTCGGTCAGGGCACATGGCACAGGGGAGATTTCCCTGCTACAAAGCCGGGCACAGCCTCGGTGTGCCAAGGGGCTGTTATGAACCATTGGGAATTCGCACTCACCAAGAAGAGGTGTTGGGGGGCTTCGTGGCTCTGGGAttctgtgcctggtgctgccgTGAGCCCTGGCACCCGCAGCTGCCTCCACCCAGCACTTCCAGCAAGGATTTGGCCTCTGAGTGTGTTTTCTGCTCCTTCAAGGCTGTGTTTAGTTCCTGGAAATCCTGGAAGCGACAAGTGGGAGGTTCAGCCTTGAGCGCCCGTGGGAGGTGAGAGCGAAGCCAGCGCCAGCACCCGCCTGTCCCTCTGCCCCCCGacacagcatcacagaaccCCGGCCCGGATCGGGCTGaaatgaccttaaagctcctccagctccaacccctgccacgggcagggaccccttccaccggagcagggtgctccaggccccatcCAGCCAGGCCGGGTGGTGCCGGAGGTGCTGGGGAGCGCTCCCACCGCTGGCTGCCTTCCCAAAACCCGCCCTGGGATGCTCCCAGTGAGGGTGAGGCTCCAACGCCCCGCTCCAGGAGCACCCGACGTGCCCGGGCAGCCGCCTGCACCCGCTGCTGCGCCCTGCGCAGGCTCGGTGCCCATGGCGGGGCTCAGCCCATCCGGGCAGGCTCTGAGCAGTGGTTTTCCAGCCAGGATCATTGTGTGGATCCCCCTTTGCTGtttgccaggcacagggcaGCCCTGTGGCACCCAGTCActgttttccatgtgtttcACTCAGCTCTTTGCTCTCCGCCTGCTCCTTGTCTTGCTTCCAAGAGCAGTTGGAAAAGCACACGGCTCCATCCGCTCCTCGCCACGGGAGACGCCTGCACCATGGCACCTGGAGCCACCCCAGGGCTGGGTTCAGGCCTGCAGGGCTTTGTGGCCGCAGGCTTGGTGACCCCGCTCCGGTCCATCAGCTCCATTCCCACTCTCCGGGTTGTTTTCCTGTGGTTTGGAGTTCATTACAGAGGGCTGCTGGGTGCATGCGGGAGCAAGGCAAGTTTTCCAAGTCGGAGCaggccctgctgcctgctgtgccggcagggagccaggctgggaacCTTCCCATCTCCCTGGATCCCTGCCAGGGCACCCGGACCCTTTGCCCACAGCAGGCAGGGGGCATCCAGAGGTGATTTGGCTTTGGCAGCGGGAGCACCTCAGGCCGTGCATCCCCATCCAGCACCGCGGCTGAACCAGCACCACGCCGGGACGTCACCATGTCCCATCACGCTGCGTGACGCAGCCTGGCATGGAGGATGCCCCACGGTTTTAATCCCATGTGAGCTCGTCCTCGCCCAGCACTGACTCAGCGGGAGCAGTCGcggtgcagagcagctcccggtgggagaaggggaggaCGCGGCTGGGGACCGGGACGCGCAGGGACATCGGGACAGCCCGGACGAGCGCAGGGAGCAGCGCTGTGGCGGCTGAGCCGTGCCGGGCCGGCTCCCACATCGCAGGGCCCATCCAGGTGGGTGCTGGAGGCGGTGCTGGTCCTGTGCCAGCGGGATCACTTGGCGAGGGGGGCACAAGCACACATCTCCCGGCATGGCTCCCTGGAAGCACTGCCTGGGTCATTCCGTGCGCCAAGTGAGCCCGGTTGTGCTGCCCGCACCAGGAGGGATTGGAGCTGGGGCCATGGCTGGGCATCCCCCAGGGTAGGTGGGGTTCTGAGCCCTGGCGTTTGGATCCCCATGCTCCGGCCGGGCTGGGGGCATGGGACAATGTGGCCGTGTTTTGGGGTGTCTGGGGGGTGGCTTGGCTCAGCCCTGCTCGGTGCAGCCCGGCCGTGCCAGCGCAGGAGGCTCAGCACCGCAGGAATGCGGAGCAGCAGGCTGTGCCCGGCCCGGCCGTCCCTGCCGGCCAGGCAGGGAGGGGACCCACGCTGCCCGCATGGCTGTGCTGGGGACCCTGTGCCCTCAGCCTTGTGCCACAAGAGCCACCCCACGGCTCACCCTGGGGCTGAGCCTCCGGCACCAACCCGAGCTCCACAGCAGCGTGGAGCCGTGTCCCCGCTTTgcctccggggggggggggggggggcacgtTTGCACCTTCTGCAAGCCGAGGACCTGTGCGTGGTCCCCATTGGGGCGCAGACGCCGATGCACTGGTGCGTGTGGCTCGGCGCGGCCGTGCCCgtggtgctgtgggtgccggTGCTGGCTCCGGCCGCCCGCGGTGATGCTGGGACGGGCCCTGGGTGGCACCCAGGAAGTTGTTGTGCCGGGGAGCGGTGACGGTGACGGCAGCCGCTGGGGCCACCGCAGGAGGGACCGCGGCCACGGCACCGCTGCACCTGGTGAGTGCCGGGGCTGTCATAGCATGGGGTCACCAATGCTGGGGGGCTCAAAGCAGCTTGGGAACAGGGGGAAGATCCGACCCCATGTGCCCCCCCCTCCAGCTGCCTGAGCCCCTCCGTGTGTTGGGACCCCTCCAGCTCTGCCCACCCTTGGGCGGGGGCACTGGGGGCTGATGGGAAGGGGCTGCAATGCGGTTCAGGGCTGGTTTGGACCCTCCCCAGGCTGCTATGGGCAGGCCGGGGCTCGGTGCGACCGCTGGGGAGGGCGGTTGTGATTGTTGGGGTTGGCAGGGGCCCAGGGACGTGGGGTGAGCGGGGCCCCAGAGCCGCTCCCAGCGCACCTCGACCGGGCAAGTTCGGGTGGAAAACCCCGGTGGTGCTTTCCAATGGGATCCAaggtgggagcagggagctggggaatGGAGAGCAGGGGGAgcagagctccagagcccccagcctggcagggtGGTGGGTGGGAGGGGTGGGTGTTGCACCCCTGGACATGGGGGATGCTCCTCTGGGAGTAGGTGATGCTCCACTGAGCATGAGCACTGCACCTCTTGATGTAGGTGTTGCACCCCCTGATGCAGGTGATGCACCCCTGGGCATGAGCATTGCACCCCTGGGTGCAGGCAATGCATCCTTTGATGTGGGTGATGCACCCCCAGGCACGGGAGATGCAGCCCTTGGTGCAGGTGATGCACCCTTGGGCACAGGCGATGCAGGCAGAGCATCACTGAGGGGTGCAGGACCAAACCACCCCCCTCCACCCCAGCTTCGCTCCCCGGGGTGCCCCTTGCCGTGGCTGGGGCTCCCTCCCCGCCATCCCCATTGGCCCGGGTGCGGTTTGAAGCAGGCCGGCTGTGCCGATTGGCCATGCACGGTGCCGGGGAGGCCGCGGTGGTGATGGAGGCGTGGTTCCTGCCTTCAAATAGCAGCCCGGCGCTGCCGGCGCAGACAGTGCGGCACCGCACACAGCCCGGGCAGCCTTTGTCTGCGGTGGGGCCGGGGGCcgggcaggggcagcagcaccacgcTCACTCCAGGCTCTCTTTGCAGCTGCCGGCACGTGAACCCATCGCTGCGGTTGCCGGGCACCCACCCGGTGCCGTGGTGCCAGCGCTGAGGATGCCCGTTGAGGCGCTGCAGGCCAGAGACGCCATGAAAGGGGTGCCGGTGCCGGCTCCCTTCACCTCGACCATGCCCATCCGCATCCTCCGCAAGGGCCCAGCTTATTTCCGCCGTGGCACAGAGCCGGGTGCCGGGAAGCCGAGCGCGGTGGAGAGGCTGGAGGCCGACAAGGCCAAGTACGTGAAGAGCCAGCAGGTcgccagcaccaggcaggagCCGGTGAAGCCACCGCTGCTCAAGCAGCCCCTCTTCACAGCGGGGGTGCGCCGGGCGGTGCTCACCCCCAGCCGCAGGGCAGCGCCGGGACCACGTCGCGCCGAGCCTGCTGGCACCAAGACCTGCCTCGACCTGGAGATCCTCAACAACCTCATCAACCTCTGCGACAGCCCCTTCCCCAAGGCGGAGAACCCGCTGGGCAGGGACTGCAAGTGGAGGGCGGAGGCGCCGGCGCCGCGGTGCAGTGGGGCGGATGGCGCTGCCAAACCACCGGAGAGTCCCATTGCCACCAAGCCCCCCGGCAGCGTGGCCGTGCGGAGGGTGGACGTGCGTCCCTGCGGGGCTCCACGGGGGCCGGTGACACCGGTGACGCCGATGACACCAGTGACACCCGTGACACCAGTGACACCTGTGACACCGGTACCCGCATCCCCCATCCCCGGTGCGCTGCCGGCAGCCCCGGCACGGAGCTCGCCTGCCCGCCCCGAGAGCGCGCGCCGGCAGCCGGTGCTGCACCGCTCCAAGTCGGACCTGAGCGACCGCCTCTCGCGGGCCACCGCCGACCTGGAGCGCTTCTTCAACTACTGCGGCCTGGACCCCgaggagctgcaggacacgGGCGCCGAGCGCTTCGCCCGCGCCAGCTCCGACATCGTCTCCCTCAAGTTCCACAGCGTGAGCACGGCCAGCTCGGAGGGCGGCCGCTCGCCGCCCAGCGCGGCCACGCCGGAGGGACGCCCGCCCGAGCGCGTCCCTTACGGCATCTCCGTCATCGAGCGCAACGCCCGTGTCATCAAGTGGCTGTATGGGCTGCGCCAGGCCAGGGAGCACCAGCAGGTCTCCAACGTGTAGCCGTGCCGCGGTGGTGGAGGACACCGGGGTGGGTTGCTCATAGAAGGCGATGATGGACACGGAGGACCCGGGGACCTCTTGGCAGGGATGGGACCCTTGAACTCAGACCCGTCGTTGCTTCCCTGGTGCGGTGGCCACGCATCCGTCCCACCGGCTCCATCAgaaccctgtgccagcaccggAGAGCCAGGTCACTGTGACCCCATGGCAAGGCAAAGGACACCCATGTCCATGGGTGCACGGCGGGTCCTCACCACCTTCCCATTGCCCATTTGCATGGGAGCCTGTGTGTGGTcaccctgcctgccctgctcctcaccggcacccatgggtgggggGTAAGGGGCTGTTCCTCCCCTGCACAGAGCCCCCTGAGGGGGCCGTGCTGACTGGGGTGGGGGCTGCATCCTGGGGCCCCCCATTTTAATGGTCTGGGTGAAGCTGGGTGCTTTGTGGGGTGGGGGCAAATGTGAACCCCTCACTTCGAGCTCgcagggctctgtgtgtgtgtgtgagtgagtgTCCGCGAGTGCTCGTGTCCCCTCCTGGACACCTTCTATTTATGACGATGACGTTGGTGgtcttttcctcatttccacCGGTTTTCCTGATGTGTGACCTGTAAAGAGCGATAACGACACCAATGCAGGCGGTTTTATTAAATCTCTGTGCTTTGGATGCTCGCTGCGGTGCTGTCTCTCGAGGAGGTGAGGTCGGGATGGGGCAGGGACCCTCAGGGTGCCCACCCCGGTGCCGGGTGCCGATGGGAACACCGGTGCCGTGCCGTAGCGTGCCAGCGCGGGGCCCGGCAGGCACGGCGCGACGGCGGTTGGTTCCGGCAGGTCCCGGCAGAGCCCTTCCCGCGGGATTCCCCTCTGTGCCGCAGCCAGCACCGTGCCGACCGTGCAGCCTCCCATGGGGCTTGGCCGGGCCCCGGCTGCTCGGGGATGCTGAGATGGGGCGGCGATAGCCGGGACCTCCGAGGCGGGCTGAGGATGAAAGGGAGCGCAGGGAgagctttgaagatgaaaagcagccGGGTGTTACCCCCGGGCTGCCCCCCGCAGCCTCCCAGCACTGGGGGTGCTGCCTGCGCCTGGGAGGTCCCCCCCATGCAAGTGGGTGGCTGCAGGGGAAGGGGCACCAAGGCACCAATGACTGCACCCTGGGGACCCTGCCTGGCCCCCGGCCCTGccgctgcctccctgcagctccgGCAGCGGTGTCTGGGGCCATGGCTACAAATGGCTCCGTGTGCTGGG
This is a stretch of genomic DNA from Lathamus discolor isolate bLatDis1 chromosome 11, bLatDis1.hap1, whole genome shotgun sequence. It encodes these proteins:
- the SLC52A3 gene encoding solute carrier family 52, riboflavin transporter, member 3 isoform X3; the encoded protein is MALLTHFLACTFGMGSWVAINGLWVELPLLVTVLPEQWGLPSYITIIIQMANVGPLFVTLMHRFRPGLLKEEAVIYVVVSVGVLACLLLAFLWNYTSSIAGAPHSTAFLLLTFFLALVDCTSSVTFLPFMMQLQPQFLNTFFVGEGLSGLIPALIALAQGSGISTCDNTTLVNVTISNETVESTISQTRYLPAKFSTLVFFLLMTAMMLACLLAFFCLDRLPKEWELSQQQLFPSNIMLSSIDQTPSEEGGSRLSGGCPCPKDARGLTSIVPEQASYSLAKLTFIYLLVAWVSALTNGVLPSVQSYSCLPYGNTAYHLATTLSAMANPLACIVAMFLPGRSLALLGTFTMLGTGFGAYNMAIAVMSPCPILQQSQWGDVTIVLSWVLFTGTLSYVKAMAGVILRSCSRNELVWYGAMEQLGSLLGALLMFPLVNVYSLFTSADFCSLQCPA
- the SLC52A3 gene encoding solute carrier family 52, riboflavin transporter, member 3 isoform X1, with product MGGWVWADPSFTRGAVRPRGSVLAGAGGEPGAGDAAGSPLSQRAGRSRARFAGGAAGRALLAAGAGARPDAAGRGGEETGAAGAVGGSSALLPAEPLPRPPGAQHSSIAPEQPSLSMALLTHFLACTFGMGSWVAINGLWVELPLLVTVLPEQWGLPSYITIIIQMANVGPLFVTLMHRFRPGLLKEEAVIYVVVSVGVLACLLLAFLWNYTSSIAGAPHSTAFLLLTFFLALVDCTSSVTFLPFMMQLQPQFLNTFFVGEGLSGLIPALIALAQGSGISTCDNTTLVNVTISNETVESTISQTRYLPAKFSTLVFFLLMTAMMLACLLAFFCLDRLPKEWELSQQQLFPSNIMLSSIDQTPSEEGGSRLSGGCPCPKDARGLTSIVPEQASYSLAKLTFIYLLVAWVSALTNGVLPSVQSYSCLPYGNTAYHLATTLSAMANPLACIVAMFLPGRSLALLGTFTMLGTGFGAYNMAIAVMSPCPILQQSQWGDVTIVLSWVLFTGTLSYVKAMAGVILRSCSRNELVWYGAMEQLGSLLGALLMFPLVNVYSLFTSADFCSLQCPA
- the SLC52A3 gene encoding solute carrier family 52, riboflavin transporter, member 3 isoform X2, with translation MGGWVWADPSFTRGAVRPRGSVLAGAGGEPGAGDAAGSPLSQRAGRSRARFAGGAAGRALLAAGAGARPDAAGRGGEETGAAGAVGGSSALLPAEPLPRPPGAQHSSIAPEQPSLSMALLTHFLACTFGMGSWVAINGLWVELPLLVTVLPEQWGLPSYITIIIQMANVGPLFVTLMHRFRPGLLKEEAVIYVVVSVGVLACLLLAFLWNYTSSIAGAPHSTAFLLLTFFLALVDCTSSVTFLPFMMQLQPQFLNTFFVGEGLSGLIPALIALAQGSGISTCDNTTLVNVTISNETVESTISQTRYLPAKFSTLVFFLLMTAMMLACLLAFFCLDRLPKEWELSQQQLFPSNIMLSSIDQTPSEEGGSRLSGGCPCPKDARGLTSIVPEQASYSLAKLTFIYLLVAWVSALTNGVLPSVQSYSCLPYGNTAYHLATTLSAMANPLACIVAMFLPGRSSPGCSSPGRSPT
- the FAM110A gene encoding protein FAM110A, which codes for MPVEALQARDAMKGVPVPAPFTSTMPIRILRKGPAYFRRGTEPGAGKPSAVERLEADKAKYVKSQQVASTRQEPVKPPLLKQPLFTAGVRRAVLTPSRRAAPGPRRAEPAGTKTCLDLEILNNLINLCDSPFPKAENPLGRDCKWRAEAPAPRCSGADGAAKPPESPIATKPPGSVAVRRVDVRPCGAPRGPVTPVTPMTPVTPVTPVTPVTPVPASPIPGALPAAPARSSPARPESARRQPVLHRSKSDLSDRLSRATADLERFFNYCGLDPEELQDTGAERFARASSDIVSLKFHSVSTASSEGGRSPPSAATPEGRPPERVPYGISVIERNARVIKWLYGLRQAREHQQVSNV